In a genomic window of Rhopalosiphum maidis isolate BTI-1 chromosome 4, ASM367621v3, whole genome shotgun sequence:
- the LOC113560961 gene encoding transmembrane protein 62-like isoform X1: MNLTNRLIWFLQISDLHLSIFHDWERVTELKEFCELTLDAIKPVAVLASGDLTDAKKKDGIGSTQYEGEWLAYHNVLTSGKVSEKTKWLDIRGNHDSFDVNNLDSPKNFYQKYSVQGQSHPRSYKYKVTNNAGMSLNMIAVDACLDPGPKRPFNFIGNLDEYEILELQSLANNTKDPIVWFGHYPTSCIFTPGIKNVRSIIGENPMSIVYLCGHLHTLGGLVPQMYTMQNEGFAELELGDWKDGRTFRLLAFDQGSFSFIDIRHGQWPVILVTNPKIPWLTIRDMETEEDRKANIKYIRILAFSVDPIKHVLIRIDKEYKWRNCSNVEGSPLYIIEWDYNTYSSGLHTLNVRVEDIQGRKHEINHPFSLDNSKPALKFFSQWPLNVYFPDVVFLQLLMMFVIASLANLLPLIVYRFVSKCTKYRINYNVKLSPIKRYSRKMILLSSVNRIFYTLLLFYIYLCIGPWAVGELVTDLIGWVFPWGIYIKGKLIKDSFIYAYGFRHILTFQLPLNFILGHRLDKRMQSLPNTQYTFITSPYIYVDMIFFFLISWQIVCCLWFFGAYGWIATIFGPLKTWSIFIAIWLWNETRKITINEIRYATRNGVMKKLNTN; this comes from the exons ATGAATCTTACAAATAGACTGATTTGGTTCCTACAG ATTTCAGATTTACATCTTAGTATTTTCCACGATTGGGAACGCGTAACCGAGCTCAAAGAATTTTGTGAATTAACTTTGGATGCCATTAAGCCTGTAGCTGTATTAGCGAgtg gaGATCTAActgatgcaaaaaaaaaagatggtATTGGATCAACGCAATATGAAGGAGAATGGTTAGCATACCACAATGTATTAACATCTGGGAAAGTTTCTGAAAAAACTAAATGGTTAGACATTCGTGGAAATCAtg atagttttgatgtaaacaatttagattctcctaaaaatttttatcagaAATATTCTGTACAAGGCCAGTCTCATCCTCGATCATACAAATACAAAGTTACAAATAATGCCGGAATGAGTCTTAATATGATTGCAGTTGATGCTTGCTTAGATCCTGGACCAAAAAgaccatttaattttattggaaaCCTGGATGAATATGAAATTCTTGAATTGCAATCTTTAGCAAATAATACCAAAGATCCTATTGTATGGTTTGGTCATTATCCAACTTCATGCATATTTACACcaggaattaaaaat GTTAGGTCAATTATAGGTGAAAATCCAATgtctattgtatatttatgtggTCATTTACATACATTGGGTGGTTTAGTGCCACAAATGTATACAATGCAAAATGAAGGATTTGCAGAGTTAGAATTAGGTGATTGGAAAGATGGAAGAAC GTTTAGATTATTAGCATTTGATCAAggttcattttcatttattgacaTACGTCATGGTCAATGGCCAGTTATATTAGTCACTAATCCGAAAATACCATGGCTTACTATACGAGATATGGAAACTGAAGAAGATCGAAaggcaaatattaaatatataag AATATTAGCCTTTTCGGTTGATCCTATTAAACACGTATTAATACGAATTGATAAGGAATATAAATGGAGAAATTGTAGTAATGTTGAAGGTAGTCCTCTTTATATAATCGAATgggattataatacatattcaaGTGGATTGCATACATTAaat GTTAGAGTGGAAGATATTCAAGGGCGTAAACATGAAATTAACCATCCTTTTTCTTTAGACAATTCTAAACCAgctctaaaatttttttcacaatggccacttaatgtttattttcctGACGTG gtaTTTTTGCAGTTACTTATGATGTTTGTGATTGCATCTTTGGCTAATCTGTTGCCGCTTATTGTTTATCGATTTGTTAGCAAATGCACAAAAT acagAATCaactataatgtaaaattatcgCCGATCAAGAGATACTcaagaaaaatgattttattgtcAAGTGTGAATCGTATATTTTACACGttgcttttattttacatttatttatgtatag GTCCTTGGGCTGTTGGAGAACTTGTAACTGACTTAATAGGTTGGGTTTTTCCTTGGGGAATTTATATCAAGGGAAAACTTATTAAGGATTcttttatatatgcatatggTTTTAGACAC attttaacttttcaattgcctcttaattttatacttggtCACCGACTTGATAaaag aatgcaATCATTGCCAAATACCCAATACACGTTTATTACTTCACCATATATTTATGTggatatgatttttttctttcttataAGTTGGCAAATTGTGTGTTGTCTATGGTTTTTTGGAGCATATGGCTGGATAGCTACTATATTTGGCCCATTAAAAACATGGTCAATATTTATTGCGATTTGGCTTTGGAATGAAACacgaaaaattactataaatgaGATACGATATGCAACAAGAAATG GAGTaatgaaaaaactaaatacaaattaa
- the LOC113560961 gene encoding transmembrane protein 62-like isoform X2, producing MNLTNRLIWFLQISDLHLSIFHDWERVTELKEFCELTLDAIKPVAVLASGDLTDAKKKDGIGSTQYEGEWLAYHNVLTSGKVSEKTKWLDIRGNHDSFDVNNLDSPKNFYQKYSVQGQSHPRSYKYKVTNNAGMSLNMIAVDACLDPGPKRPFNFIGNLDEYEILELQSLANNTKDPIVWFGHYPTSCIFTPGIKNVRSIIGENPMSIVYLCGHLHTLGGLVPQMYTMQNEGFAELELGDWKDGRTFRLLAFDQGSFSFIDIRHGQWPVILVTNPKIPWLTIRDMETEEDRKANIKYIRILAFSVDPIKHVLIRIDKEYKWRNCSNVEGSPLYIIEWDYNTYSSGLHTLNVRVEDIQGRKHEINHPFSLDNSKPALKFFSQWPLNVYFPDVLLMMFVIASLANLLPLIVYRFVSKCTKYRINYNVKLSPIKRYSRKMILLSSVNRIFYTLLLFYIYLCIGPWAVGELVTDLIGWVFPWGIYIKGKLIKDSFIYAYGFRHILTFQLPLNFILGHRLDKRMQSLPNTQYTFITSPYIYVDMIFFFLISWQIVCCLWFFGAYGWIATIFGPLKTWSIFIAIWLWNETRKITINEIRYATRNGVMKKLNTN from the exons ATGAATCTTACAAATAGACTGATTTGGTTCCTACAG ATTTCAGATTTACATCTTAGTATTTTCCACGATTGGGAACGCGTAACCGAGCTCAAAGAATTTTGTGAATTAACTTTGGATGCCATTAAGCCTGTAGCTGTATTAGCGAgtg gaGATCTAActgatgcaaaaaaaaaagatggtATTGGATCAACGCAATATGAAGGAGAATGGTTAGCATACCACAATGTATTAACATCTGGGAAAGTTTCTGAAAAAACTAAATGGTTAGACATTCGTGGAAATCAtg atagttttgatgtaaacaatttagattctcctaaaaatttttatcagaAATATTCTGTACAAGGCCAGTCTCATCCTCGATCATACAAATACAAAGTTACAAATAATGCCGGAATGAGTCTTAATATGATTGCAGTTGATGCTTGCTTAGATCCTGGACCAAAAAgaccatttaattttattggaaaCCTGGATGAATATGAAATTCTTGAATTGCAATCTTTAGCAAATAATACCAAAGATCCTATTGTATGGTTTGGTCATTATCCAACTTCATGCATATTTACACcaggaattaaaaat GTTAGGTCAATTATAGGTGAAAATCCAATgtctattgtatatttatgtggTCATTTACATACATTGGGTGGTTTAGTGCCACAAATGTATACAATGCAAAATGAAGGATTTGCAGAGTTAGAATTAGGTGATTGGAAAGATGGAAGAAC GTTTAGATTATTAGCATTTGATCAAggttcattttcatttattgacaTACGTCATGGTCAATGGCCAGTTATATTAGTCACTAATCCGAAAATACCATGGCTTACTATACGAGATATGGAAACTGAAGAAGATCGAAaggcaaatattaaatatataag AATATTAGCCTTTTCGGTTGATCCTATTAAACACGTATTAATACGAATTGATAAGGAATATAAATGGAGAAATTGTAGTAATGTTGAAGGTAGTCCTCTTTATATAATCGAATgggattataatacatattcaaGTGGATTGCATACATTAaat GTTAGAGTGGAAGATATTCAAGGGCGTAAACATGAAATTAACCATCCTTTTTCTTTAGACAATTCTAAACCAgctctaaaatttttttcacaatggccacttaatgtttattttcctGACGTG TTACTTATGATGTTTGTGATTGCATCTTTGGCTAATCTGTTGCCGCTTATTGTTTATCGATTTGTTAGCAAATGCACAAAAT acagAATCaactataatgtaaaattatcgCCGATCAAGAGATACTcaagaaaaatgattttattgtcAAGTGTGAATCGTATATTTTACACGttgcttttattttacatttatttatgtatag GTCCTTGGGCTGTTGGAGAACTTGTAACTGACTTAATAGGTTGGGTTTTTCCTTGGGGAATTTATATCAAGGGAAAACTTATTAAGGATTcttttatatatgcatatggTTTTAGACAC attttaacttttcaattgcctcttaattttatacttggtCACCGACTTGATAaaag aatgcaATCATTGCCAAATACCCAATACACGTTTATTACTTCACCATATATTTATGTggatatgatttttttctttcttataAGTTGGCAAATTGTGTGTTGTCTATGGTTTTTTGGAGCATATGGCTGGATAGCTACTATATTTGGCCCATTAAAAACATGGTCAATATTTATTGCGATTTGGCTTTGGAATGAAACacgaaaaattactataaatgaGATACGATATGCAACAAGAAATG GAGTaatgaaaaaactaaatacaaattaa
- the LOC113548716 gene encoding cytidine deaminase-like, with translation MDSAFAENTNRLKPLNELNSEDRLLISMCTLAREKAYVPYSNFKIGAALRCDDGTIFSGCNVENASYGLAICAERTAIVKAVSEGKTKFTTIAIAGLNKNQFVPPCGACRQVLSEFNNPNNDMIVYLYKPEGTNVIMTSVSELLPLDFKFNF, from the exons ATGGATTCTGCTTTTGCTGAAAATACAAATAGACTTAAGCCactcaatgaattaa ATAGTGAAGATCGACTTTTAATATCGATGTGCACTTTGGCTAGGGAGAAAGCATACGTTCCATACAGCAACTTCAAAATTGGTGCTGCCTTACGATGTGATGATGGTACCATATTCTCAGGCTGTAATGTAGAAAATGCTTCGTATGGGCTTGCAATATGTGCTGAACGTACAGCTATCGTAAAAGCTGTAAGTGAAGGAAAAACTAAATTCACTACAATTGCGATTGCTGgattgaataaaaatcaatttgttcCTCCTTGTGGTGCTTGCAGACAAGTATTAAGTGAATTTAATAATCCTAATAATGACatgattgtttatttatataaaccgGAGGGTACTAATGTTATTATGACAAGTGTTTCTGAGTTACTTCCattggattttaaatttaatttttaa
- the LOC113549052 gene encoding transcription elongation factor SPT5: MSDYDSDQGSDHGGSGSEPEEDSNPRYRKRVLSRSASRSHSPSGSEAEENNHEEEVADEQEPEGEDLNSEDEYDEEEDEEDDRPGKKKKKNERFGGFIIDEADVDDEVEEDDDWEDGAGEYGIVANEVDELGPTAREIEGRRRGTNLWDTQNEDEIEEYLRKKYADASATIKHFGDAGEELADEITQQTLLPGVKDPNLWMIKCRIGDEKNTALLLMRKYIAYQFTEDPLKIKSIVSPEGVKGYIYIESYKQTHVKSAIENVSSLKMGFWKQQMVPIKEMTDVLKVVKVQTGLRSKQWVRLKRGLYKDDIAQVDYVDLAQNHVHLKLLPRIDYTRPRGALRASMDPEALKRKKKRRPAAKPFDPEAIRAIGGEVTSDGDFLIFEGNRYSRKGFLYKNFYMNAITADGVKPTLSELEKFEEAPEGIDIELPVSNKDNSANSQSLSSGDNVEVCTGELINLQGKVLSIDGDMVTIMPKHDDLKMPLEFMANELRKFFKQGDHVRVVGGRYEGDTGLIVRVEQNRIVLFSDVTMHELEVLPRDLQLCSDMASGVDSLGQFQWGDLVQLDPQNVGVIVRIEREKMHILNMAGKLVEAKPQSLNKKKEHRNTIGVDALGSSIQRKDIVKVIDGPHTGMHGEIKHLYRHHAFLYSRLMTDNGGIFVCRLRHIALAGNSTNKQAITAPQNGFASPQITSPRHTPGSPFGAGGGGGGGSGGRSGGGSGGRFGGVRRDRDLIGQTIRITGGPYKGAVGIVKDATECTARVELHSSCQTISVDRRNITIVGQQSKDGRLTSSYSRTPANVMMTPGYREGGKTPVQGSMTPNYEVGNRTPHFGSMTPSHDGSKTPTQAWDPASGYTPARVTDGELEYPMDPGTPYAQTPNTLYGSSDNSYSPYQAISPSGGGGYNSSNSYVNTPSPINTSSPRSIQYHPAPSPSGSYASLMTPSSVSSPGLAAPSLTSFGLPPGWQTTDIFVRIADSDLAGQTGIIRDVSEATCSVYLPEEERVVTIENDNLEPIIPKPNDYVKVLFGSYRDRTGKMVAIEGSEGVVVMPDEKNPILIPLLHLCRAN; the protein is encoded by the exons atgtcgGATTACGACAGCGATCAAGGGAGTGATCATGGAGGCAGTGGGAGTGAACCGGAG gAGGATTCAAATCCACGATATCGTAAACGGGTATTAAGTCGTAGTGCAAGTAGAAGCCATTCTCCAAGTGGATCTGAAGCAGAGGAAAATAACCA cgAAGAAGAAGTAGCTGATGAACAAGAACCAGAAGGCGAGGATTTAAATTCAGAAGAT GAATATGATGAAGAAGAAGATGAAGAAGATGACCGTCCGggcaagaaaaaaaagaaaaacgaaCGTTTCGGCGGCTTTATTATTGACGAAGCTGATGTAGATGATGAAGTAGAAGAAGACGACGATTGGGAAGATGGAGCTGGCGAATATGGTATCGTTGCTAACGAGGTTGATGAATTAGGACCAACTGCAAGAGAAATTGAAGGACGCAGACGTGGAACTAATCTTTGGGA caCTCAAAATGAAGACGAAATAGAAGAATATTTGCGTAAAAAATATGCTGATGCTTCAGctacaataaaacattttggaGATGCCGGAGAAGAATTAGCTGATGAAATTACACAACAAACTCTTTTACCTGgtgtaaa GGATCCAAATTTATGGATGATAAAATGTCGTATTGgcgatgaaaaaaatactgctTTACTGTTGATgagaaaatatattgcataccAGTTTACTGAAGATCCattgaaaatcaaatcaattGTTTCCCCTGAAGGCGTTAAGGGATACATATACATTGAATCTTACAAACAAACCCATGTAAAATCAGCCATTGAAAACGTTAGCAGTCTTAAAATGGGATTTTGGAAACAACAAATGGTTCCTATAAAAGAAATGACGGATGTTTTAAAAGTTGTCAAAGTGCAAACAGGCTTGAGATCTAAACAATGGGTTAGATTAAAAAGAG GTTTGTACAAAGATGACATTGCTCAGGTCGATTATGTGGACTTGGCACAAAATCACGTACATTTGAAACTATTACCAAGGATTGATTATACTAGACCACGTGGTGCTCTCAGAGCTTCGATG gatCCAGAAGCTttgaaaagaaagaaaaaaaggcGTCCTGCAGCTAAACCTTTTGATCCAGAAGCTATTAGAGCTATTGGTGGTGAAGTTACCAGCGATGgtgactttttaatatttgaaggaAATCGCTACAGCCGTAAaggatttttatacaaaaacttCTACATGAATGCAATAACAGCTGATGGAGTCAAACCTACACTATCAGAACTTGAAAAATTTGAAGAAGCTCCTGAAGGCATAGATATAGAATTACCAGTGtcaaataaagataattcaGCAAATAGTCAATCTTTAAGTTCTGGTGATAATGTGGAAGTATGTACTGGAGAGTTGATAAATTTACAAGGAAAAGTGTTATCTATTGATGGAGATATGGTCACTATTATGCCAAAACACGATGATCTCAAA ATGCCACTGGAATTTATGGCAAATGAATTGcgcaaattttttaaacaaggtGACCATGTAAGAGTAGTTGGAGGACGTTATGAGGGTGATACAGGACTCATTGTTCGTGTAGAACAAAATCGAATTGTGTTATTTTCTGATGTCACCATGCACGAACTTGAAGTTTTACCTCGTGATTTACAATTGTGTTCAGACATGGCTTCTGGAGTTGATTCACTTGGTCAATTCCAATGGGGAGATCTTGTACAATTAGa tccACAAAATGTTGGAGTGATAGTGAGAATTGAGCGtgaaaaaatgcatattttaaatatggcaGGAAAATTGGTTGAAGCTAAACCacaatctttaaataaaaaaaaagaacatagAAATACAATTGGAGTTGATGCTTTGGGAAGTTCAATACAAAGAAAAGATATTGTCAAAGTTATTGATGGTCCACATAcg GGGATGCATGGTGAAATAAAACATCTGTATCGCCATCATGCCTTTTTGTACTCCCGTTTAATGACAGATAATGGAGGAATTTTTGTTTGTCGTTTACGTCACATTGCCCTAGCTGGAAATtcaactaataaa caAGCCATAACTGCACCTCAAAATGGTTTTGCTTCTCCTCAAATTACATCTCCTCGTCATACACCAGGCAGTCCATTTGGTgctggtggtggtggtggaggAGGAAGTGGTGGTCGTAGTGGAGGAGGATCAGGAGGTAGATTTGGAGGTGTTCGAAGAGATAGAGATTTAATTGGTCAAACAATTAGAATTACGGGTGGCCCTTACAAAGGTGCTGTTGGTATTGTAAAAGATGCAACAGAGTGTACAGCTAGAGTTGAGCTTCATTCTTCTTGTCAAACAATATCGGTGGATCGAAGAAACATAACAATTGTTGGACAACAATCTAAGGATGGAAGATTAACATCATCATACTCTAGAACACCAGCTAATGTTATGATGACTCCTGGATATCGTGAAGGTGGTAAAACTCCTGTGCAAGGTTCAATGACACCCAATTATGAAGTTGGTAATCGTACACCACATTTTGGAAGTATGACTCCATCACATGATGGTTCTAAAACACCTACTCAAGCTTGGGACCCAGCTTCTGGGTATACTCCTGCCCGAGTAACTGACGGTGAATTAGAATATCCAATGGACCCTGGCACTCCTTATGCACAAACtccaaatacattatatggtTCTTCAGATAATTCTTACTCACCATATCAAGCAATATCTCCATCAGGAGGTGGTGGATATAACA GTAGTAATTCATACGTAAATACTCCGAGCCCAATCAATACATCTAGCCCTCGTAGTATCCAGTATCACCCAGCTCCATCACCATCAGGTTCTTATGCAAGTTTAATGACCCCATCATCAGTGTCATCCCCAGGGTTAGCAGCTCCTTCATTAACGTCATTtg GTTTACCACCAGGATGGCAGACAACAGATATTTTTGTTCGTATTGCCGATTCAGATCTAGCAGGACAAACTGGTATTATAAGGGATGTTAGTGAAGCAACATGTAGTGTTTATTTGCCTGAAGAAGAACGTGTAGTCACtattgaaaatgataatttggAACCAATTATACCGAAACCCAATGATTATGTAAAAGTTCTATTTGGTTCTTATAGAGACAGAACTGGCAAAATGGTGGCAATTGAAGGTAGTGAAGGTGTTGTAGTAATGCCAGATGAAAAAAACCCCATACTTATACCGCTGTTGCATTTGTGCAGAgcaaattag